In Flavobacterium sp. WV_118_3, one DNA window encodes the following:
- a CDS encoding histidine phosphatase family protein, with protein sequence MKNLILIRHAKSSWETPSKDIDRPISQRGIHDANIIFSQLNGFLPKTFLVWSSPAKRARETAMIFSQNLSIPYESVIINENLYTFDSKNLEEAIKKCENRFDSLILFGHNEAITDFVNKFGDLYIDNVPTAGFVSISFEQNEWNTIHKGKTIKTLFPRQLKV encoded by the coding sequence ATGAAAAATTTAATTCTAATCCGTCACGCTAAATCGAGCTGGGAAACCCCGAGTAAAGATATTGACAGACCTATTTCTCAAAGAGGTATTCATGATGCCAATATCATTTTTAGTCAGCTAAATGGTTTCTTACCTAAAACGTTTTTAGTCTGGAGTAGTCCCGCTAAACGCGCCAGAGAAACGGCCATGATATTTTCTCAAAATCTGTCAATCCCATACGAGAGTGTTATTATAAATGAGAACTTATATACTTTTGATAGTAAAAATCTTGAAGAAGCCATAAAGAAATGCGAAAACAGGTTCGATAGCCTAATTCTTTTTGGACATAACGAGGCTATCACAGATTTTGTTAATAAATTTGGTGACCTTTATATTGATAATGTGCCCACCGCAGGATTTGTTTCAATAAGCTTTGAACAAAACGAATGGAACACTATTCATAAAGGAAAAACAATAAAAACCTTATTTCCAAGGCAGTTAAAAGTATGA
- the ppk1 gene encoding polyphosphate kinase 1 yields the protein MTSHENRYIEREKSWLAFNARVLQEAADESVPLLDRLRFLGIFSNNLDEFFRVRYAAVRRLSMEGISGEKILGGISAQQLLKDITEIVIEQQSESLRILSVIEKMLERENIFIINESETNKEQQNFIKEFFIQKVSPELVTIILNDLDEFPLLKDTSGYLAIKLVMNPKNKVREESEIIQKKEVRYAVVEIPKTINRFVVLPSSNDKQYIILLDDVIRYNLHSIFNIFDYESISAHMIKITRDAELDIDSDLNKSLIEKISTSVKDRRIGEPVRFVYDQSIDKDTLAFFLTRMKIDATDSLIPGGRYHNRRDYMDFPNLGRYDLLFRQNPPLPVVGLSLEGSILERIKQQDFLVNAPYQSFSYLIKFLREAALDPKVTSIKITLYRLAKNSQIISSLINAAKNGKRVIVQIELQARFDEASNISYAEQMQTEGVELIFGVKGLKVHSKICVIERLEEGKIFRYGFISTGNFNEATAKIYTDVTLLTSHQPILRDINRIFDFFDVNYRVHRYKHLIVSPHYTRSKFIKLIEREMHNAKEGKEAYIKLKMNSLSDFKMIDKLYEASRAGVKIQLIVRGICSLIPGVLGMSENIEAISIVDNYLEHARIYIFGNEGDPEVYISSADFMTRNLDARVEVTCPIYDSNIKNELIETFNIGWKGNVKARLHSENLENKYRKRPKEKMFRAQLETYNYYRNQMEVIVEKKL from the coding sequence ATGACATCTCACGAAAACAGATATATTGAAAGAGAAAAAAGTTGGTTGGCATTTAATGCAAGAGTTTTACAGGAAGCAGCAGACGAAAGTGTTCCATTATTAGACAGACTTCGGTTTTTAGGTATATTTTCCAATAATTTAGACGAGTTTTTTCGCGTACGCTATGCAGCTGTACGCAGGCTAAGTATGGAAGGAATTTCCGGTGAAAAAATCTTAGGTGGTATTTCCGCCCAGCAATTACTAAAAGATATTACCGAAATTGTAATCGAACAACAATCCGAAAGTTTGCGTATTCTCAGTGTCATTGAAAAAATGCTCGAACGTGAGAATATTTTTATTATCAATGAATCTGAAACCAATAAAGAGCAACAAAATTTTATTAAAGAGTTTTTTATCCAGAAGGTAAGCCCCGAATTGGTGACGATTATCCTTAACGATCTGGATGAATTTCCATTGTTAAAAGATACATCCGGTTACCTGGCAATAAAATTGGTGATGAATCCCAAAAACAAGGTTCGGGAGGAATCCGAAATTATCCAGAAAAAAGAAGTGCGTTATGCAGTGGTCGAAATTCCTAAAACGATCAATCGTTTTGTGGTACTTCCATCCAGTAACGACAAACAATATATTATATTGTTAGATGATGTAATTCGCTATAACCTACACAGTATCTTCAATATATTCGATTACGAAAGTATCTCGGCGCATATGATTAAAATTACCCGTGATGCCGAACTCGATATTGATTCCGATCTGAATAAAAGTTTGATCGAAAAAATTTCAACCAGTGTAAAAGACCGTAGGATTGGAGAACCCGTACGTTTTGTTTATGATCAATCGATCGATAAAGATACACTGGCTTTTTTCCTTACCCGAATGAAGATCGATGCGACCGATAGTCTTATTCCCGGCGGACGGTACCACAACCGTCGTGATTATATGGATTTCCCGAATTTAGGACGTTACGATTTGCTTTTTAGACAAAATCCGCCTTTACCGGTCGTTGGTTTAAGTCTGGAAGGAAGTATTCTGGAACGAATTAAACAACAGGATTTTCTGGTTAATGCGCCTTATCAGTCGTTTTCCTATCTGATTAAATTTTTAAGGGAAGCCGCATTGGATCCAAAAGTAACGTCTATCAAAATCACGTTATACCGCCTGGCTAAAAATTCCCAGATTATCAGTTCCCTGATCAATGCTGCTAAAAATGGGAAAAGGGTTATTGTACAAATCGAATTACAGGCACGTTTTGACGAAGCCAGTAATATTTCGTATGCCGAACAAATGCAAACGGAAGGTGTTGAACTGATTTTTGGTGTTAAAGGACTAAAAGTGCATAGTAAAATTTGTGTGATTGAGCGCCTGGAGGAAGGGAAAATTTTTAGATACGGTTTTATTTCTACCGGTAATTTTAACGAAGCTACTGCAAAAATTTATACCGATGTAACACTGCTCACAAGTCACCAGCCGATTTTAAGGGATATTAATCGGATTTTCGATTTCTTTGATGTGAATTACCGCGTGCATCGCTACAAGCATCTGATTGTTTCGCCACATTATACCCGTTCGAAGTTTATCAAACTCATCGAAAGGGAAATGCACAATGCCAAAGAAGGAAAGGAAGCCTATATTAAATTAAAAATGAATAGTTTGTCCGATTTTAAAATGATCGATAAATTATACGAAGCCAGTCGCGCTGGTGTCAAAATTCAACTGATTGTCCGCGGTATTTGTTCCTTGATACCAGGCGTATTGGGAATGAGCGAGAATATTGAAGCGATTAGTATTGTTGACAATTATCTGGAACATGCGCGGATTTATATTTTTGGTAACGAAGGTGATCCGGAAGTCTATATTTCGTCAGCCGATTTTATGACCCGAAATCTCGATGCCCGGGTAGAGGTAACCTGTCCGATTTATGATTCGAATATTAAAAACGAATTAATCGAAACTTTTAATATCGGTTGGAAAGGAAATGTAAAGGCACGATTGCATTCGGAAAATCTGGAAAATAAATACCGGAAACGTCCCAAAGAAAAAATGTTCCGGGCGCAATTGGAAACCTATAATTACTATCGCAACCAAATGGAAGTGATCGTTGAAAAAAAACTCTAA
- a CDS encoding OmpA family protein, with product MKKKVILLIALISYSATFPQKNSISNADKKYDHYAYIDAIKIYEKVAKKGYNSAHLFEKLGNSYYFNGDLDKAEKWYEKLFTLNQTVEPISYFRYAQTLKAIGHYDKANQMLLVFYKKTNDQLANELLNNPDYIWKLRENSGRFQVENTRINSKYSDYGPAFYNNELVFSSARDAGGIFQRKHQWTNQYFTKFYVAQNTGEGYLSPAKKFSKNIDSRFHESTPAFSKDGKTMYFTRNNYNNRKKGKSSDRIIKLKIYKATLSEGKWDNVTEMPFNSNNYSTAHPALSPDEKTLYFSSDMPGSLGNSDIYKVTINSDGTYGKPENLGKTINTSGRETFPFVSQKNELYFASDGHLGIGGLDIFKSKILANGYSVPENLGSPLNSPKDDFALIIDSQKQMGYFSSNRDGGQGSDDIYKVKELPCKQLLKGRITDKEKSLPLANAKVSLFDANRKSIDSLQTDSGGLYRFETIDCDKIYYIKAEKDGYQTRETSVIIPAKTGETTLNIELEKKSVPIKSGSDLTKVLSLEIIYFDLDKWNIRPDAEVELQKVITVLKEHPTITLDIQSHTDSRQTHQYNKRLSDRRANSTLEYIVKHGIDRNRLTAKGYGETQPINRCSDGVPCSEAEHQQNRRSEFIIVKM from the coding sequence ATGAAAAAAAAAGTGATATTGCTAATAGCCTTGATCAGTTATTCTGCTACTTTTCCTCAAAAAAACAGCATCAGCAACGCTGATAAAAAATACGATCATTATGCTTATATAGATGCTATTAAAATTTATGAAAAAGTGGCGAAAAAAGGGTATAATTCTGCACACCTGTTTGAAAAACTGGGCAATTCCTATTATTTTAACGGGGATCTTGATAAGGCAGAAAAATGGTACGAAAAACTTTTTACGCTTAACCAGACTGTCGAACCGATTTCTTATTTTCGGTATGCTCAAACTTTAAAAGCGATTGGACACTATGATAAAGCCAACCAAATGCTGTTGGTTTTCTATAAGAAAACCAACGATCAATTGGCTAATGAACTACTTAATAATCCGGATTATATTTGGAAATTACGGGAAAATTCCGGACGTTTTCAGGTAGAAAACACCAGAATTAATTCTAAATATTCCGATTATGGTCCGGCTTTTTATAATAACGAGTTAGTGTTTAGCTCTGCTCGTGATGCCGGGGGCATATTTCAACGGAAACACCAATGGACCAATCAGTATTTTACTAAATTTTATGTAGCACAGAACACTGGGGAGGGTTATCTGTCACCTGCAAAAAAGTTTTCAAAAAATATTGATAGCCGTTTTCATGAATCGACCCCGGCATTTTCTAAAGATGGTAAAACAATGTATTTTACCCGGAATAATTACAACAATAGAAAAAAGGGAAAAAGTTCCGATCGGATCATCAAGCTTAAAATCTACAAAGCGACACTTTCTGAAGGAAAATGGGACAATGTAACCGAAATGCCGTTTAACAGCAACAACTACAGTACGGCGCATCCGGCATTGAGTCCGGATGAAAAAACACTGTATTTTTCGTCCGATATGCCGGGTAGTCTTGGAAATTCCGATATTTATAAAGTAACCATCAATAGCGATGGAACCTATGGAAAACCGGAAAATCTGGGAAAAACCATCAATACATCCGGAAGGGAAACCTTTCCGTTTGTTTCACAAAAAAACGAACTGTATTTTGCTTCCGACGGGCATTTAGGAATTGGCGGACTGGATATTTTTAAATCCAAAATCCTGGCAAATGGTTATTCGGTGCCTGAAAATTTAGGTAGCCCTTTAAACAGTCCAAAAGACGATTTTGCGCTAATCATCGATAGTCAGAAACAAATGGGGTATTTTAGCTCTAATCGGGATGGCGGACAAGGATCCGATGATATTTATAAGGTTAAAGAATTGCCTTGCAAACAGCTTCTAAAAGGAAGAATCACCGATAAGGAAAAGAGCTTACCGTTGGCCAATGCCAAAGTATCCCTTTTTGATGCTAATAGGAAATCAATTGATTCGCTCCAAACCGATTCCGGTGGATTATACCGTTTTGAAACGATCGATTGTGATAAAATCTATTATATCAAAGCCGAAAAGGACGGATATCAAACCCGGGAAACCAGTGTGATCATACCGGCCAAAACAGGTGAAACCACACTAAATATCGAATTGGAGAAAAAAAGTGTTCCCATCAAATCAGGCAGTGATCTGACAAAAGTGCTTTCCCTCGAAATCATCTATTTTGATCTGGATAAATGGAATATCCGTCCGGATGCCGAAGTGGAACTTCAAAAAGTAATTACCGTTCTAAAAGAACATCCAACCATAACCCTCGATATTCAATCGCATACGGATAGCCGCCAAACGCATCAATACAACAAGCGTTTGTCCGACAGAAGAGCCAATTCGACCTTGGAATATATAGTAAAACATGGTATCGATCGAAATCGTCTAACCGCCAAAGGTTATGGCGAAACGCAACCGATAAACCGTTGTTCCGATGGTGTTCCCTGCTCTGAAGCCGAACACCAGCAAAACAGACGTAGCGAATTTATCATCGTAAAAATGTAG
- a CDS encoding type IX secretion system membrane protein PorP/SprF has protein sequence MKTYFKILLIMMGTIGYSQQDAQYTQYMYNTIMINPAYAGSRGTTSIFGMYRQQWVGLDGAPVTVMLSVNTPLKNEKIGLGLSFNNDRIGPSSENNFSMDFSYSIHPLREYTISFGLKATANLFNLDINKLNILQQGDPQFQNLNMDFSPNVGAGIYVHSDNTYFGFSVPNFLETKHYKDNSVSVTKERLHYYFITGHTFDFSSELKFKPTLLVKAVEGAPIQVDLSGNFLISEKLTLGVGYRWDAAVSALAGFQVSDSWFIGYAYDAETSRLANYNSGSHEIFLRYEFLNNYNRVLAPRFF, from the coding sequence ATGAAAACATATTTTAAAATACTATTGATAATGATGGGAACCATCGGATATTCACAGCAGGACGCTCAATATACACAATATATGTACAACACAATCATGATTAATCCGGCCTATGCGGGTTCGCGAGGCACAACGAGTATTTTTGGGATGTACAGACAACAATGGGTTGGATTAGACGGAGCACCGGTTACCGTAATGCTCTCAGTAAATACGCCGCTTAAAAATGAAAAAATCGGTTTGGGGCTATCATTTAATAACGATAGAATAGGCCCTTCATCTGAAAACAATTTCTCGATGGATTTTTCGTATAGTATACACCCTTTAAGAGAATATACAATTTCCTTCGGATTAAAAGCAACGGCCAATCTGTTTAACCTGGATATTAATAAACTAAATATACTACAGCAGGGTGATCCGCAGTTTCAAAATCTTAATATGGATTTCAGTCCTAATGTCGGCGCCGGAATTTACGTGCATTCTGATAATACCTATTTTGGCTTTTCGGTTCCTAATTTTCTGGAAACCAAACATTATAAAGATAATTCCGTTTCGGTGACCAAAGAACGACTACACTATTATTTTATCACCGGACACACATTTGATTTTAGCAGTGAATTAAAATTCAAACCGACACTGTTGGTAAAAGCAGTAGAAGGCGCACCGATACAAGTCGACCTGTCCGGGAACTTCCTGATCAGTGAAAAACTTACCCTTGGTGTTGGCTATCGTTGGGATGCTGCTGTAAGTGCGTTGGCCGGATTTCAGGTATCCGATTCCTGGTTTATCGGCTATGCTTATGATGCCGAAACCTCGCGATTAGCGAATTACAATTCGGGATCCCATGAAATTTTTCTTCGATATGAGTTTTTAAATAACTATAACCGGGTGCTAGCACCGCGTTTCTTCTAA
- a CDS encoding gliding motility-associated C-terminal domain-containing protein: protein MKNITIPLKIGVSIQSALVFLFVITALETFSQIRVPFKQRTSQYSPNKKIYNVKGDFCMIGNTNLTLANYTDNTNNNNSEMIYVDVDNDITTLNSSSATLTFSTENGAIPSCSNIIYAGLYWSGRARATDGVSPNTFTVTKNVTLPPTPVNEDPIIHHGENIIYTQTNMTVRNNGSIVYEFRGNNSVDFEFQNEIPYIRYRINSGNWILPDNQQELIDGNIRSVRFTPVTIFSQPSGVTLTINALERDIRDDLSLADYRATAVAYTSVRGIRNTTQTITKNFNKRTVSIKGPGATNYSTITANPNDIYYPTDTDSHMYSGYAEVTNYVKEHGLGEYTVADIATTEGYEFNTGYYGGWGLIVIYENSKMNSRSVTVFDGYGYVRVNNNFELPVSGFNTTQNGPVNIKIGVMAGEGDRTYSGDFFSIQKQSDNSWLRLRHSGNNPNNFFNSSINIDGPRNPNLLNSTGVDISAFMVPNPNNSVITNNQTSTKFRYGTNRDFYIIFLIAMAIDSYIPNLEVVTTVANIDGTPVGSGTLSVLPEQEIEYKIKIYNNGTEAINNAVLHIPIPFMTKYIEGSGSNTIFFNPLPTPNTLTFNPNEGASGSIIWDIGTLPISANTSDILGELTFKLKVTDDCNILKNLNCIPAVVINGTSSGVGAITGVPITDLSFTQGYTTSGLCLGEPIYEPLSISIIKDDYVTAECEDTPDLLHFDFCNTSGLNLYSQLSPVFIPGTHFYSNYPVDSATIEYTSSNPFPVTPGTQTYYAIPPGNISCYTNFEVTITSTPVITAPANQTIEGCDTVAITGLVYSETPVTISNDQFLAAGGTIITLPLDNTITYVDTKSGTCPLIVTRTFTSNSICSTNQNYVQQITISDTILPVITTPAQHITVACDATDTSLQDWLNNNGGAIATDNCGGITWTNDFNALGHNCFDSVMVTFTATDSCGNATTTAASLSSTDTIPPVAPIPPADITVDCVGAVPPMISLTAIDNCSGAITVPAQEMTTIAICPNNYIIVRTWTFIDDCGNTSSVSQNITVNDTIAPTFTVPADSTIYSDASCNYDASLAITGDVTDENDNCASGLEAVFTDTVADGNCSGTKIITRTWTLTDDCDNVNTQIQTITIMDNIAPVITTPAQNITVVCDTTNASLQDWLNSNGGATVTDNCGATTWTNDFNNLTSICLDNTIITFTATDSCGNATTTTASLSSTDTIPPVAPTAPDDITVNCVDAVPEMISLTAMDNCSGAITVMPQETSIPGNSPGSYRIVRTWTFTDACENTSSVSQNITIMDTIPPLAPVGPADITLDCDSQIPEMIRLTAIDNCLGEITVEGQDMAIPGNCPNSYTIVRTWTFTDDCGNTSYTTQSIKIIDSIAPVVPVAPADISLSCGDTIPDMISLTAIDNCSGEITVAGQDTIMQKSCPNSYTIVRTWVFTDTCGNTSKITQYINFKDETPPVIQNAPVDTTVSCSNAIPIMPTLTAIDNCSGEMTALGTDTITAGDCPHSFIITRTWIFTDACDNKSHHIQIITVSDDVAPSLTSDLETAIDTDCSNIPPVPELTFTDNCEGAVTVAYSENTTDQTAQTYSIIRTWTANDACLNTQIYTQTVNVVNTNASTKVSGALCVDDEPLDLFSLLPENTPQNGTWSADNSAVIVTDHFLNPNLLALGNYIIRYTVIDTNCLSTFEIHIEIHDRCTIQPAQSITVYSAVSPNDDGNNDVFYIDGILFYPQNSVEIYNRWGVLVFHTDSYNNTTRVFRGISEGRSTFSKKTELPEGTYYYILKYKDKNGDGHSKTGYLYLAR from the coding sequence ATGAAAAATATTACTATACCCTTAAAAATTGGAGTTTCTATCCAAAGCGCCCTGGTATTTTTGTTTGTTATTACCGCCCTGGAAACGTTTTCTCAGATAAGAGTACCATTTAAACAAAGAACCTCACAATATTCACCCAATAAAAAGATCTACAATGTAAAAGGAGATTTTTGCATGATTGGAAATACAAACTTAACATTGGCGAACTACACAGATAATACTAATAATAATAATTCCGAAATGATCTATGTAGATGTTGACAATGATATAACTACGTTGAATTCGTCATCGGCAACATTAACTTTTTCTACGGAAAACGGCGCTATTCCCAGTTGTTCAAATATTATTTATGCCGGTTTATACTGGTCTGGCAGAGCCAGAGCTACTGATGGAGTTAGCCCAAATACCTTTACGGTAACCAAAAATGTTACTTTGCCTCCAACACCAGTAAACGAAGATCCAATAATTCATCATGGAGAAAACATCATTTATACCCAAACGAACATGACAGTTCGTAATAATGGTAGTATTGTGTACGAATTTAGGGGGAACAATTCCGTAGATTTTGAATTTCAAAATGAAATTCCTTACATCCGTTACAGGATCAATTCAGGTAACTGGATACTACCCGACAATCAACAGGAATTGATAGATGGAAACATTCGAAGCGTCCGCTTTACGCCTGTAACTATTTTTTCACAACCTTCAGGTGTCACCTTGACCATTAATGCTTTGGAAAGAGATATCAGAGACGATTTATCGTTAGCAGACTATAGGGCAACCGCTGTTGCCTATACAAGTGTAAGGGGCATTAGAAACACAACTCAAACAATAACAAAAAACTTTAACAAGAGAACAGTTTCCATAAAAGGCCCAGGAGCTACCAATTATAGTACAATCACTGCCAATCCCAACGATATTTATTACCCAACAGACACAGATTCCCATATGTATTCGGGTTATGCCGAAGTCACCAACTATGTGAAAGAACATGGTTTAGGTGAATATACAGTAGCCGACATTGCCACAACAGAGGGCTACGAATTTAATACTGGTTATTATGGCGGTTGGGGATTAATTGTAATCTATGAAAACTCTAAAATGAATTCCAGATCTGTAACTGTTTTTGATGGCTATGGATATGTAAGAGTGAATAATAATTTTGAATTGCCCGTAAGTGGATTTAATACTACACAAAATGGTCCTGTAAATATAAAAATAGGTGTCATGGCAGGAGAAGGTGATCGTACATATTCCGGTGATTTTTTCAGCATTCAGAAACAAAGTGATAATAGTTGGTTAAGGCTGAGGCATTCCGGCAATAATCCCAATAATTTTTTTAATTCTTCGATCAATATCGATGGCCCCCGAAATCCTAATTTGCTCAACAGTACCGGTGTGGATATTAGTGCTTTTATGGTACCTAATCCGAACAATAGTGTTATAACCAATAACCAAACTTCAACAAAATTCCGGTATGGTACCAATCGTGATTTCTATATTATCTTCTTAATAGCGATGGCAATTGATTCTTATATACCAAATCTGGAAGTTGTTACGACGGTGGCAAATATAGATGGAACTCCGGTCGGTTCCGGTACGTTGAGCGTTTTACCAGAACAGGAAATAGAATATAAAATAAAAATCTATAATAACGGAACCGAAGCGATCAATAATGCAGTGTTACATATACCGATACCTTTTATGACAAAATATATAGAAGGCAGCGGATCAAATACTATTTTTTTTAACCCCTTACCTACGCCTAATACCCTAACATTTAATCCGAATGAAGGCGCATCTGGCTCTATTATATGGGATATAGGAACCTTACCTATATCAGCAAACACATCGGATATTTTAGGTGAATTAACCTTTAAGCTAAAGGTAACGGATGATTGCAATATTTTAAAAAATTTAAATTGTATTCCGGCAGTTGTTATTAATGGTACCAGCTCCGGTGTTGGAGCCATTACGGGTGTCCCGATAACAGACTTATCCTTTACCCAGGGATATACAACTTCGGGTTTATGTCTTGGTGAACCTATATATGAACCATTAAGTATTTCAATCATAAAAGATGATTACGTGACTGCGGAATGTGAAGACACCCCAGACCTATTGCATTTTGATTTTTGCAACACCTCAGGTTTAAATTTATACTCGCAATTAAGCCCCGTTTTTATTCCAGGGACACATTTCTATAGCAACTACCCTGTTGATTCGGCCACAATCGAATACACCAGTAGCAATCCATTTCCTGTAACTCCTGGAACCCAAACCTATTATGCTATTCCACCCGGTAATATTAGTTGCTATACTAATTTTGAAGTTACGATAACTTCAACCCCAGTAATTACAGCACCCGCTAACCAAACTATAGAAGGATGCGACACTGTTGCTATTACCGGATTAGTTTATAGCGAAACTCCGGTAACAATTAGTAATGATCAATTTTTGGCTGCAGGTGGTACAATCATTACCCTGCCATTGGATAACACAATTACTTATGTAGATACAAAATCAGGAACTTGTCCCTTAATTGTAACCCGGACTTTTACTAGCAATAGCATCTGTTCTACAAACCAAAATTATGTTCAGCAAATTACAATATCAGATACTATTCTACCTGTGATTACAACTCCGGCACAGCATATCACTGTAGCTTGCGACGCAACTGATACTTCTTTACAGGATTGGCTAAACAACAATGGTGGAGCTATAGCGACCGACAATTGCGGAGGGATAACCTGGACCAATGATTTTAATGCTTTGGGACACAACTGTTTTGATAGCGTAATGGTAACCTTTACAGCTACCGACTCCTGTGGAAATGCAACAACAACAGCGGCCAGCCTTAGTAGTACTGATACTATTCCGCCGGTAGCACCAATACCTCCGGCAGATATAACCGTTGATTGTGTGGGTGCTGTTCCACCGATGATCAGTCTAACAGCAATTGACAATTGTTCTGGAGCGATAACCGTTCCGGCACAGGAAATGACCACTATAGCCATTTGTCCCAATAATTATATCATCGTTAGAACCTGGACTTTTATCGATGATTGCGGGAATACTTCGAGTGTATCCCAAAATATAACCGTAAACGATACTATTGCCCCTACATTTACCGTACCGGCTGATAGTACTATTTACTCCGATGCAAGTTGTAATTACGACGCTTCCCTTGCCATTACCGGCGATGTAACCGATGAAAATGACAATTGTGCATCCGGTTTGGAGGCGGTATTTACCGATACGGTAGCCGATGGAAACTGTTCCGGAACAAAAATCATAACCCGAACCTGGACCTTAACCGACGATTGTGACAATGTAAACACGCAAATACAAACCATTACCATAATGGATAACATTGCACCGGTAATTACAACTCCGGCACAAAATATCACTGTGGTTTGCGATACAACTAATGCTTCTTTACAGGATTGGTTAAACAGCAATGGTGGCGCTACTGTGACCGACAATTGTGGGGCGACTACCTGGACCAATGACTTTAATAATCTAACAAGCATCTGTTTAGACAACACAATAATAACCTTTACGGCTACCGATTCCTGTGGAAACGCAACAACAACTACGGCCAGCCTTAGTAGTACTGATACTATTCCACCAGTAGCTCCAACGGCTCCGGACGATATAACCGTTAATTGTGTTGATGCCGTTCCGGAGATGATCAGCCTGACTGCAATGGACAACTGTTCCGGCGCCATCACGGTTATGCCACAGGAAACCAGTATTCCAGGGAACAGTCCCGGATCTTATAGAATCGTCAGAACCTGGACTTTTACGGATGCTTGTGAAAACACCTCCAGCGTATCCCAAAACATTACTATTATGGATACGATTCCACCGTTGGCACCAGTAGGTCCAGCAGACATTACCCTGGACTGTGATAGCCAAATCCCGGAAATGATCCGTTTAACAGCAATAGACAATTGCTTGGGAGAAATAACAGTCGAAGGTCAGGATATGGCTATTCCGGGTAATTGTCCGAATTCCTACACTATTGTTAGAACCTGGACATTTACGGATGACTGTGGCAATACATCATACACGACACAAAGTATCAAGATTATTGATAGTATAGCCCCTGTCGTTCCAGTTGCTCCTGCCGATATTTCACTGAGCTGTGGTGATACAATACCGGATATGATCAGTCTGACAGCAATAGACAACTGTTCGGGTGAAATAACGGTAGCAGGTCAGGATACTATTATGCAGAAAAGTTGCCCGAATTCCTATACTATCGTTAGAACCTGGGTCTTTACGGATACTTGTGGGAATACATCCAAGATCACACAGTATATAAATTTCAAGGATGAAACGCCGCCGGTAATTCAAAACGCACCTGTGGATACAACCGTATCGTGTAGTAATGCTATTCCAATAATGCCTACTCTTACAGCGATTGATAATTGTTCCGGAGAAATGACCGCTTTAGGTACAGATACAATAACAGCTGGAGATTGTCCTCATTCATTTATAATTACAAGAACCTGGATTTTTACCGATGCCTGTGATAATAAGTCTCATCATATTCAGATAATAACGGTTTCAGATGATGTTGCACCTTCATTAACTTCTGACCTTGAAACAGCGATCGATACGGATTGTTCCAACATTCCACCGGTTCCCGAACTGACTTTTACAGACAACTGCGAAGGTGCTGTAACAGTAGCGTATAGTGAAAACACAACCGATCAAACAGCTCAAACCTATAGTATCATTCGTACCTGGACAGCAAATGATGCCTGTTTGAATACACAAATTTATACACAAACGGTCAATGTTGTGAATACTAATGCATCGACTAAAGTATCAGGTGCCTTATGTGTCGATGACGAACCATTGGATTTATTCAGTCTGTTACCGGAAAATACACCTCAAAATGGCACCTGGTCGGCTGATAATAGTGCTGTTATAGTAACAGACCATTTTTTAAATCCGAATTTGTTAGCGTTAGGTAACTATATAATCCGCTATACTGTTATCGATACGAACTGTCTGAGCACTTTTGAGATTCATATCGAAATACACGACCGGTGTACTATACAGCCAGCCCAATCGATCACTGTTTATAGTGCTGTATCACCAAATGATGATGGTAATAATGATGTCTTTTATATCGATGGAATCCTTTTTTATCCGCAAAACAGTGTTGAAATTTACAACAGATGGGGTGTATTAGTCTTTCATACGGATAGCTACAATAATACAACCCGTGTATTCCGGGGTATATCAGAAGGTCGCTCCACTTTTAGTAAAAAAACCGAGTTACCAGAAGGAACCTATTATTATATCTTGAAATATAAAGATAAAAATGGTGACGGACATAGCAAAACAGGTTATCTATATCTGGCTCGTTAA